The following are encoded together in the Robertmurraya sp. FSL R5-0851 genome:
- the spoVAE gene encoding stage V sporulation protein AE gives MIYFWAFVVGGLICIIGQIMFDVFKLTPGHTLSALVVIGALLDGFGLYEPLIDFAGAGATVPITSFGNSLVHGAMQEAEKHGLVGVVTGMFEVTSSGISAAIVFGMIGALIFKPKG, from the coding sequence ATGATCTATTTTTGGGCTTTTGTCGTAGGCGGTTTAATTTGTATCATTGGGCAAATTATGTTTGATGTATTTAAATTGACACCAGGTCATACCTTAAGTGCTCTTGTAGTGATTGGGGCGCTTTTAGATGGATTTGGACTATACGAGCCTTTAATTGATTTTGCTGGGGCAGGGGCTACCGTTCCGATTACAAGTTTTGGGAATTCGCTTGTTCATGGTGCGATGCAGGAAGCTGAAAAACATGGGTTAGTTGGTGTAGTGACAGGAATGTTTGAAGTAACTAGTTCTGGTATTTCAGCTGCCATTGTTTTCGGCATGATAGGAGCTTTAATTTTTAAGCCAAAAGGATAA